The genomic window TTATTAAGCTTTCCTGCAATCTGTAGTAACATGAAGCGATAAATATTGTATTTTGTGTCATACTGCTATTCTCTTCCTAGAAAACACCAGATTATGATTTCTTCCTCTAGTAAGTGTTATTCAAAATGCTGATTCATGTGGACATGTTCCCCACCCCAAATGAATGCATTCAAATGTAATCCGATGGCCCACATGGTGAGTAAGCAAGAGTAGCTGTTAAATGTGTTTGCATATCTATTCCTATCAAATCAAACTCTGCCCCATTGTAGAGTGCACCATGCAACGAAAACTATGCAAGTGTTTCTTGTAGAATTATCAACATTTGTATATTGATATCTGAACTACAGAATTTCCAAGGAGCAGAAAGCAAAAAAATGATAGGCTAAAGGCGGCCACTATAATATATCAACAGACAATTCTACTGAAGCTAACAGTTATAAGAAATAGTCTTTGTTGAGTTTGCAGACGCATGTCATGTAAAACAAAACTACTAACCTCAACATGAAGGGTGAGCTTGTCAATTTGATCACTGTATTGTGGAAGAGCTTGAACCATTTTCTGCAACTGCTTGGTAGATAACTCTCCACCAGATCTGACACTCAAAACAGATCCTATGAATAAATGTTAACCATATCCATTGACACAGCTACCAAGTAGCTAATACCTTAGCTAAGAGCATTGCTTGCCCCTTTAGTTACTTTTTAAACATAACTGGCAAGAGCAATTCATAGGAACACTTAGCGGAAAATGCTGCCAGACATATCAGAACAACCACTGTAAAGTATTTATAGTTTTTTAGTGTacagagagttttttttttttaccacGACGGGAAGCCTGAATTTTATTACTTCATAGCAACGAAATTACAGGCAAATTTAACCATTTCGAGTATCCACTAAACCACCGAATTTAAAGATTGCACACACATGTAAGCACCCAGGGCTTAGTCTGTGCAGCAAAAAACGCTCTGCTGATAAGACAGAACAACAGAACTGTCCATAGTACGAACAGCGGTGAAAATTATTCTAACAATTGCAAAAAAAGTACCCTTCAGCTAACACTCAATTACCCCTCTAATCTGCAAAAGTTGCATTTCCTGAACAAACCTTGCCTGCTGTAGTTGAGCTGCTTTGTTCTTTGATACAAAACTGGTCATCTTTTCATGCAGTCTTTCATTAGCCTGAAATGTTGATCATTAAGTCAGCAAAGCATATGACTATAGTTAAAGATGAAAGTGGCAACAATCTTACATCAGCTATATGCGCATGCCACAGCTCAAGCCATACTGGATCATGATCCTCCAACAAAACCTCCTTTTTCTCATTTGCTGAACCATTCTTACTTGGAACCTATTGTTTGAGGGTGCCATGAATTTTAAGAGTCATGCATAAAAACATAGCAAGAACTGAATAAGGTAAACTAGTGAGGTACAGTGTAAGACTGTACGCTGCTGATGTACTCACCTCTTGTACATACTTGTTGCCATCCATACACAGTAGATCATGGCACATAGCATCATATGTCCACTCATGAATAATTGGTGCAATCTGCAGTGCTCAAGAGAACATGATATCAAAGGATGCACCAGCAATATGTAAATGTGTAAACTGGAATTCACCTCCTACCTGATCTATTGATCGGTCAACAATAAGTAGTTCACATGTTTCTGTTTGTGGAAATTCAGGTATCGTCGACTTATATCTGGCAAGGGAATTCCACACGGCAGCAGCAAGCTTTGTTGGGACCAAATCTCGTAGTGTCGTCAGAGTAGATGCATCGATTGTTCTGGCTACACGGTAGTGCACACGAGGAAATTCCTAGAATAGTTCAATATGTTCAGCTTTAGAAAACTTGAAATAAGCATTATGAATCAGCATTCCAGTTAGAAGAAAGTAAAATTGTAGTGATACTTCAGAGTCAAATTTATCCTGTTTTCAACCAATTTCCTTCCATTCATGATTCCATTCAGTGGAAAAACATTGCAGCTGATGTTCCTTGTTGCTAGTTTTTCTATGGTGGCAGAACTACTGCCAATCCAACACCATGTCACTTGTGTGTTGCAGTGTAAAATACTTTTATAGGCCGCAGGTTTCCAGAAATGATATACGATTAACATGTGATGTATGCTACTATATATGGAGGATAAACAGCTACTGGAGAGAGGTCATGTCCGACAACTTGAGGTAGAACAGCACCTAGAAGGAGGGAACTGGATAAGGGATGGACATAAAATAGCCTGTAAGAGGAAGATCACAGTAAGACTTTGTGAACTCGGAGACTTGCTTAATTTATCTTGCTTCCTTTTAAAGTTGTCTCCTCACAAGGGCCTGGCCATAACAACCATATCTAtctttatccaaataaagagtgTCATCTTATCACTAAACAAAGGACATAATAAGATTTCATCTCAATAAACAATAATAAAGCAAACTACGAGATATAACCCAAGGTACTACTCTGATGAGCCCTAACATGGCGCAAAGATTTTTCCAATCCTTATTCAGTGGCTGTACAATAATGCACACTATACATGATTTCCTCTTACAGCATAAAATCAAAACAAACATGAAGGCATGAAGACTCTACATACAGCATAAAATGGTAAGACAGTACCCTCAATGAAGCAAACACTGTAGCAATTCTTGTAGCCATTGTGTTAAGGCATGCATTGTACTTGTGTGAGCCTTCTGCATCTTCACTAAACAACTCCTCCAAGGCCTTGTCATGGTCAGTTATGAAGCCCTAGACACAACATTTAAGTATTAtcaaaacttcaaaatgaatgTTAAGAGAAGAGATAAATTCAATTTCTGTTTGAAGTACCACTCTAACAAGTTCATAACAAATAGGCAATCAAAAAAGGTTACTACAAGCAGAAGTATCAAGTACCTGACTATCAATAGCAAAGTATTCCAAGTTCATCTGAAGCATGGAACAAAAGTCAGATACAGCATAAGTGTGACGTTAAAAAGAATGAGCATGCAGTAAATAGACGGTGGCCAAATAACCTCACTGAGTGCACTGATGCGAGTTAGTAAAGTCGAATCCTTTTTTATATGAGCTACCAATTCCCTCTGTATGGGAGAACTGAAAAAAACATAAGCTCTGCACCAGGTTTCACATCATGCTATTAATACTTAAATCTACAAAACAAATGGCCACAAAAAAAGTTTGTGTTGATCACATACTTCTTGTACAATGAATTTTTTCCTGACATGTCGGACATGAATACGCGAACACTGCATTATTACCACAAAAAATGGTTATAGAACTGGATGAACAAACCAAATTTCAACCTTTACCAGAGAAATACCAGGTACATATGCCACATCAATCTACTGCCTTGTTGGTTGGAACCAAAATAGAAGCTATTCTCCCaaaatcacaaaaaaaaaagaagctatTCTCCCAAAATACATTCAAGGATAGCACCTATCAGTGTATAATATTTTATAataataaaaacatattatatttgAAATCTGTTTTATCCACCTAAAGACGATCGGAGTGCATAAGGGACCAGCCCAAGTGATAAACTGAATCATTCATAATCATCAAGGACACAATGACGGAAGTCAAAAGTAAGACAAGAAAAATAACACACCACCCACATACTTCTGAAATTCTGATCATAATGCAGCACGGCAGCATATAAGAAAAAAGATCATACTGACATAATTCTATTCTTAGGGAAGCATTTTATATGTTTAAGTAAAGTTTAGCAAGATATGGTTTTAACTTTTAAAAGATCACAGAACTACAGAGCAGAAGAGGCTTACAGGCTGACATAACCAACCATGTCAACGAGAATTAATTAGCAAAACTTACTTTTCTTTAGTAGGCTGCATGAAATAAATTGCATCCATTGAAGGCAATGGCTGCCTCCTTTTGCATAGGTCTTCAACCACTGCAAAGAGTTGCCAAGGCTGAACTTGTATGGTTGTATGTATATACAGTACTTCTGGTAAGAGACTGTAAAGTTTCCTTTAGAAGAAAATGAATGTATATATTTGGTTGAAGTAAAAGGAACTAATGTTTCATGGAATTTCAAGGCTCCTATAACTTGGCAAAGGTAAATGTTAACATAAAAAAAATTGCAAGCAGAAAAAGCTTAACAGTTTCCATACAAAGCAGGAAATTATAAAATTAGCAAAGGAGAAAGGATGCTACACAACTAATTCAGACATAACTCTACTAATTTTACAGTTTGTCACAACAATATAGTTCCATTAGAAACTACTGCAGTTTAATGTCAGTATAGAATTATTGTGGTTTCAGATAAACTGTACGCTTTCAAGTTTCAAGTATAAACTAGTTATACTCCAAACACCACATGATGCCAGCTCAAAGGTTTACACAAAAGAAACCATATTATTAACACAATCTGAGATGCCATAAGAAATGCTTTAGAAGATAACAGAATTACTTATATTATTGTTATATAGATCTGAGATGTACTGTATAGATTTGCTTTCATATCTAGGTGCCAAATTATTGAGTGTAAAAAACAAAATTCAAAACGATGGATACAACAAATATCTCATAAGAAATAGTTATATAACACACATAACAGAACATATTTAGATGAGTCTACTTACATGAAACCCCTTCTTCTGTGATATCTGCCATCTTGCATGAAAATGACATTATCTTGACCGTAAGTTTGTCCATGATTAGAACCTGAAATTCATGACACAATTTTATGTGCATGAAAATGGAACATCTGAAACTAGAAGATCATCTTCCTCCATTCTCCAAGAATACCTTCCATGTTGATTTTGAACTCTTCCGCGTCGATCTCAGCATCTCAAGTAACAAACCTATATGATTGTAACAATAATAAACAAACAAATGTTAATTTATAAATGTGGTAGCTAGTCTACAGTAAATAGAAAAAAGTGGTATCAGTAGGCCAAGATTTAAAGGCCCGCACCATATTAAGCTAACTTGAATTGTGTACACACACAGACATATAGGGTCAGAAAAGAGAAGTGCTAAAAACAAAATGTGATTGTACAAAAACACATAAGAGTTCTAGGCAAATGGTAAAGATAAAACATGTGACAATAAAAATATAGACAAGTTGCCAGCTATAAATTTTATAAGTAACTATAAACCGTACTCTGATTCATATTTTTATATTTGAAAAATCATTGATTTGGTGGTCATAGGTGCTTTTACTGGAGGTCCCTCTCCAAACTGTCAAAAGGCAAAGAAGGAATATTTAAGGATTGGAGATTCTGAAACTGAATGCAGTCTTGAACTCATGAAACCGTGCTGCAATAGCAAAACAATTATCTGATTGCAGGATCATAAAAGCTTTCCAACAATAATGCTAGCAATTGTATTCTTAATACAGGAAGCCAATCAAATCAACTGCAGTGCCTGATTACAATAAAGTGAATGGAAGTATTTCCAGTCATCCAGTGCAGGTATAAAGTGGAAAATAAAGTCATAGATATGAGCTCAATCTTGGGCATGGAAGATGCATACAAACTCTGTTGAACTACAACAGTTTAGCACAGTGGTGCTGTGTCGCCCACAGCGCCAGTTCAATTCCACTGCAGTTTTTCACACTAAATATGCCTCCGTTGTGATACGGACACGAGCTAAACGATAAGTCCTAGtcctagaaaaaaaaaaggaaaccacTGTCCGTCGTCAACTAATTGTCCAAGCAAGCACATAAAAAAAATACCAACATCGTACTCCTATCAATATTTCCCAGGATCAAAACCAATCTCCGTCCCCTCCCTCAGTCCAGACACAAACGCAGCGACAGTGACCACCTCATCCCCACTAACCAAGGATTACGGCAAGCTGAGAATGGGAACCGGACTTACGGTCTCGGGTGATCTGGCGGAAGCTCCTGTAGTCGGCGCCGCTGTGCGACGAGCTGTCCGAGTCCATCGACATGGCCAACGGAGCCCCCACTCCTCGCCGGCGAGGCCTCGctgtagggttagggttcgtggcCGCCTCCGGGACTCGAAATGCGGGCTTGCCGATTCCAGCGGAGGGAATGGTGAATGGTCGCGCGGGGAAGGATGCCGAACCGGAGGAATGGAATTTACGGGCAGTGGTTGCCGCCGCTGTGGGGGTTGGACGGGGCACTACAGCAACAAGGACAAGGAATCTGCTCGACTAGTTTTCTCCATGGACGACCAGACGGGTGTAGTCGTGTGGTGTGGGGTTTTGAGTGGGTCTATGGCAGATGGGACCGCGACGCGCTGTTAGGTTTCTAGACCCACGCGTCATTGAGGCCTAGATCTTCGTGTGATGGACGGGGTGGGGCTCGGATGGTTCCAGAAGAGAAGCGCGGTTGAAAGTTGAACGGAGGAATGCCGAATGCGTGTTGAGCTGTTCCAGAAGGATGGAAGGAAAGAGGGGGGCTTTTCCTTCGGATGCAAGCAGACAGGCAGCGCGAGTGCATCTGATACTGCTTGTTGTTTCCAAATTATGTTATCGTAGAGAAGCTTCCGTCTCATATGTTGAAAcataaggcattttcatatttattttaatccataaaaataacgcaataaaaaagagagtgaagtcatgaatgaaaagacagaaacagttcatgacaaatgttaacatgatgataagacaaattacagagccgaaacatatgtgaaacattgttttacatagctgacgcatcacagacatgatcgttttatatagctgaagcatcacagacatgatcacaaatataaaagatgtgttctcaaatattaagatcatgatgatcacaaaattaaaaggaaccagaaaaccagtactagcataatcatccaaatcaaccaaacagagcatgttgaatatgaaagcagtattgcctagaaacatcatgatattgataatgaaactcagaagaggaTGAAGGAcattataccctgcggcggagccgctcgcaccaggaaaagccatagtggtgctttgctgttgtagtcgtcccgctcgatgcagtgcagaaaaggacgccgtgaagagggcaccgctacaggttcaccagcgagtagtcgtgccaccaccgacactccccaaaaacgtacgtaatcgcccgtcttcacccgagcaggtgaagcccacgacggagacgcgttccggaggcctactcttccatctctggtgctcgccggaggtggaacgggaagaacttgcgctgctggaaagtggtgtatTTCGCCAAGAGAGCTTAACCGAGAAGAGAGGATTTGATTTATAGacagaggccagaagacgagaagccgacggcaccgaggggtcacacctcccttctgcggtggaagagacggagacggagagccaggagtcacgggagttaccagaaactcctccaatcaattccaatcaattcgtcagtttcaaaaataaaggcctcgcccgcccgtccgctcgctcgccgccgcccgcctgcctgcctcgcctcgccacgccacgccacgcctcgccacgccacgccacgccacgccacgcccacgcgcacgggcacgggctcgggccgggcggcggcgcgcgcgcgcgcgtgtggcatccaggtgacccacttttacttctcaaatagatcgatcaatgatcaagtatttaagtagagtcgtctctcgattaaattcccatatggtataaaaccattaatgtacatgtacggaccatagagtttaatagagatattaa from Miscanthus floridulus cultivar M001 chromosome 11, ASM1932011v1, whole genome shotgun sequence includes these protein-coding regions:
- the LOC136494572 gene encoding probable protein transport Sec1a; amino-acid sequence: MSMDSDSSSHSGADYRSFRQITRDRLLLEMLRSTRKSSKSTWKVLIMDKLTVKIMSFSCKMADITEEGVSLVEDLCKRRQPLPSMDAIYFMQPTKENVRVFMSDMSGKNSLYKKAYVFFSSPIQRELVAHIKKDSTLLTRISALSEMNLEYFAIDSQGFITDHDKALEELFSEDAEGSHKYNACLNTMATRIATVFASLREFPRVHYRVARTIDASTLTTLRDLVPTKLAAAVWNSLARYKSTIPEFPQTETCELLIVDRSIDQIAPIIHEWTYDAMCHDLLCMDGNKYVQEVPSKNGSANEKKEVLLEDHDPVWLELWHAHIADANERLHEKMTSFVSKNKAAQLQQARSGGELSTKQLQKMVQALPQYSDQIDKLTLHVEIAGKLNNIIKEQHLKDVGQLEQDLVFGDAGTKELISFLRTRMDVSRENKLRLLMIYASINPEKFFESEKGAKLMQLAGLSADDMIVVNNMHCLRGPDTKKSSVGAFTLKFDLQKKKPGIRKERTGEESTWMLSRFYPILEDLIEKLSKGELPKDEYHCMNDPSPSFRGIPGSTSARTSPAHQPAQSMRSRRIGGTWARPRNSDDGYSSDSVLKHASSDLRKLGQRLFIFVIGGATRSELRVAHKLSGKLKREIILGSSSLDDPPQFIAKLKMLSTEELSLDDCKYNNAKDDWP